Proteins from a single region of Chloroflexota bacterium:
- a CDS encoding hydantoinase B/oxoprolinase family protein, with translation MNYDPIRLEVFKHRFSAIAEEMGAVLRKASFSPNIKERRDYSCAFFDAQGRMIAQAAHIPVHLGSMPLSVAAAIRNFPNMQPGDVIALNDPFRGGTHLPDITLVTPVFIPHPNPSPNGRRTRCEGELFGFVASRAHHADVGGMTPGSMPIAREIYQEGLIIPPVRLVRAGEVDSAIWDLILANVRTPEERAGDLQAQIGANQRGATRLSELVNEHGLTEVQFYMDALLAYTERMTRRLIEELPDGEYSFQDVLDNDGISTESVPITVAIRIQRDQAQVDFTGSAPQQKGSINAVYAITLSAVYYVFRCLIGLDVPNNAGCLAPIELIAPEGSVVNALHPSPVAGGNVETSQRIVDVLLGALAQAAPHKVPAASQGTMNNVTIGGSAPPQSPSKSGERQNFAYYETIGGGMGASPDRDGPSAVHSHMTNTLNTPAEAMEYAYPLRVLRYEVRLGSGGTGQFRGGDGIRRDVQVLTEVQVTLLTERRVQHPYGLNGGQPGGRGENILIRDGQEIPLPGKGSIDLNPNDILSIRTPGGGGYGFQEEKRPE, from the coding sequence ATGAACTACGACCCCATCCGCCTGGAGGTCTTCAAGCACCGTTTCAGTGCCATCGCCGAAGAGATGGGCGCTGTTCTGCGCAAGGCCAGTTTCTCACCCAATATCAAGGAGCGGCGAGACTACTCCTGCGCGTTTTTCGATGCTCAAGGACGTATGATTGCCCAGGCGGCCCACATCCCCGTGCATCTCGGCTCGATGCCGCTCTCAGTAGCAGCCGCCATCCGCAATTTCCCCAACATGCAGCCCGGCGATGTGATCGCCCTCAACGATCCCTTCCGCGGCGGGACGCATCTGCCCGATATTACGCTGGTAACGCCAGTATTTATCCCTCACCCCAACCCCTCTCCCAATGGGAGAAGAACGCGGTGCGAGGGTGAGCTGTTTGGCTTCGTCGCCTCGCGCGCCCATCATGCTGATGTGGGAGGTATGACGCCGGGGTCCATGCCAATTGCGCGCGAAATCTATCAGGAAGGGTTGATCATTCCACCGGTCAGGCTGGTGCGTGCCGGTGAAGTGGATTCCGCCATCTGGGATTTGATCCTGGCTAATGTGCGCACTCCCGAGGAACGCGCTGGCGACCTGCAAGCGCAGATCGGCGCCAATCAGCGCGGCGCAACGCGCCTGAGCGAATTGGTCAACGAACACGGCCTCACAGAAGTCCAGTTCTACATGGATGCCCTATTAGCCTACACCGAGCGCATGACCCGGCGGCTGATTGAAGAACTTCCTGATGGAGAATATTCCTTTCAAGATGTACTCGACAACGACGGCATCAGCACGGAATCAGTACCCATCACTGTGGCTATACGAATACAAAGAGACCAGGCGCAAGTTGATTTCACCGGCTCCGCGCCGCAACAGAAAGGCAGCATCAATGCCGTATATGCCATCACACTCTCGGCGGTGTATTATGTCTTCCGCTGCCTGATCGGCCTGGATGTACCCAACAACGCCGGTTGTCTGGCCCCCATCGAACTGATTGCCCCTGAGGGCAGCGTGGTCAACGCCCTGCATCCATCTCCGGTAGCAGGCGGCAATGTCGAAACCTCCCAGCGCATCGTAGATGTGCTATTGGGCGCGCTGGCACAAGCTGCGCCGCACAAAGTTCCCGCCGCATCGCAAGGCACGATGAATAATGTCACGATTGGGGGAAGTGCCCCCCCTCAATCCCCCTCGAAATCGGGGGAGAGGCAAAACTTCGCCTACTACGAAACCATCGGAGGTGGTATGGGTGCATCGCCCGATCGGGATGGGCCATCGGCGGTGCATTCGCATATGACCAACACCCTCAACACCCCAGCCGAGGCGATGGAATATGCCTATCCGCTGCGCGTGCTGCGCTACGAGGTGCGGCTCGGTTCGGGGGGCACAGGCCAGTTCCGCGGCGGTGATGGCATCCGTCGGGATGTGCAGGTTCTCACGGAAGTGCAAGTGACCCTGCTGACCGAACGTCGGGTGCAGCATCCCTACGGGCTAAACGGCGGCCAACCCGGAGGTCGCGGTGAGAACATCCTGATCCGCGATGGACAAGAAATCCCCCTCCCTGGCAAAGGCAGCATTGATCTGAATCCCAATGATATTCTCAGCATCCGCACTCCCGGCGGCGGTGGATACGGTTTCCAAGAAGAAAAAAGACCGGAGTGA